A portion of the uncultured Draconibacterium sp. genome contains these proteins:
- the cysI gene encoding assimilatory sulfite reductase (NADPH) hemoprotein subunit, with the protein MSESINWLELSEVEKLKYDSNYLRGTLPESLADPITGAISPGDTQISKFHGIYQQWDRDVDKERKRQKLEPAFSFLIRLRMPGGKFTPQQWLAMDELSDKYANGTLKLTTRQTFQLHGVLKRNLKATIKEMNDSLMDTIAACGDVNRNVMSHANPAQSPFHAEVIETAKNISEHLLPKTTAYHEIWLDKKLVADSKEEVEPLYGNRYLPRKFKIGIVIPPHNDCDVFSQDLGFIAIIENGKIVGYNVAVGGGLGTTFGKPETYPRTGTVIGFCTPDQIIEVAEKVVLVQRDNGNRKDRKQARLKYTIDSMGVEEFVSELTKYLGYELDPERAYNLDRNGDDFGWIKGSDKKWHLTYFVEGGRVLDRGDFKLKTALREISKVIDGDIILTGNQNLIISGVSTKAKNQVDALLKTYGVSPEDISGLRKNSIACVALPTCPLAFAEAERYLPTLVTKIEIILNEHQLGKEEIVIRMTGCPNGCGRPYLAEIGLIGKSPGYYNLYLGGSFNGSRLNTLYKQTINEEEILNELNLIIADFAANREDGEHFGDFVIRKNYVEEIKEGRDFKH; encoded by the coding sequence ATGAGTGAAAGTATTAACTGGCTTGAGCTTTCAGAAGTTGAAAAGCTCAAGTACGATAGTAATTACCTACGCGGAACTTTGCCCGAAAGTCTGGCCGATCCGATCACAGGGGCCATCTCGCCGGGCGACACGCAAATCTCGAAATTCCATGGCATTTATCAGCAGTGGGATCGCGATGTTGATAAAGAACGCAAAAGGCAAAAGCTGGAACCGGCCTTTTCTTTTCTGATCCGACTGCGTATGCCCGGCGGAAAATTTACACCACAGCAGTGGCTGGCAATGGACGAACTTTCGGACAAATATGCCAACGGAACTTTAAAATTGACTACGCGGCAAACGTTTCAGTTGCATGGTGTCCTGAAGCGCAATCTGAAGGCGACGATTAAAGAAATGAACGACAGCCTGATGGATACAATCGCTGCGTGTGGCGACGTAAACCGTAATGTGATGAGCCACGCCAACCCGGCACAATCTCCGTTTCATGCAGAAGTTATTGAAACCGCGAAAAATATCAGTGAGCATCTTTTGCCAAAAACAACAGCCTATCACGAAATTTGGCTCGACAAAAAACTGGTAGCCGACAGTAAAGAGGAAGTGGAGCCGTTGTACGGAAATCGTTACCTGCCGCGTAAATTTAAAATCGGAATTGTAATTCCGCCGCATAACGATTGCGATGTCTTTTCGCAGGATCTGGGTTTTATTGCCATTATTGAAAATGGAAAAATTGTTGGTTACAATGTTGCTGTTGGCGGTGGTTTGGGAACCACTTTTGGAAAGCCCGAAACCTATCCGAGAACCGGAACTGTAATTGGCTTTTGTACACCCGATCAAATTATTGAGGTGGCCGAAAAGGTAGTACTAGTACAACGCGATAACGGCAACCGAAAAGACCGTAAGCAGGCTCGTTTAAAATACACCATCGACAGTATGGGAGTGGAAGAATTCGTTTCCGAACTGACAAAGTATCTTGGTTACGAGTTAGATCCTGAACGTGCCTACAATTTAGACCGAAACGGCGATGATTTTGGCTGGATAAAAGGCAGCGACAAAAAATGGCACCTTACTTATTTTGTTGAGGGTGGCCGCGTACTTGATCGAGGTGATTTCAAGCTAAAAACAGCATTGCGTGAAATTTCGAAAGTGATCGATGGTGACATTATTCTTACGGGAAATCAGAACCTGATCATTTCGGGAGTAAGCACAAAAGCGAAGAATCAGGTTGATGCCTTGCTAAAAACTTACGGCGTTTCACCTGAAGATATTTCCGGCTTGCGAAAGAATTCTATTGCTTGTGTTGCTTTGCCGACCTGTCCGCTGGCATTTGCGGAAGCTGAGCGTTACCTGCCCACATTAGTGACGAAAATTGAAATCATTCTGAACGAACATCAGCTGGGCAAAGAAGAAATTGTAATCCGAATGACCGGCTGCCCGAATGGTTGTGGACGACCTTATCTGGCCGAAATTGGCCTGATCGGTAAATCGCCGGGCTACTACAATTTATATCTTGGTGGAAGTTTTAACGGATCGCGTTTGAACACGCTCTACAAACAAACTATCAACGAGGAAGAGATACTGAACGAACTGAATTTGATTATTGCTGATTTTGCAGCAAACCGCGAGGACGGAGAGCATTTTGGCGACTTTGTAATCCGCAAAAACTATGTTGAGGAGATAAAAGAAGGTCGTGATTTTAAACACTAA
- a CDS encoding assimilatory sulfite reductase (NADPH) flavoprotein subunit, translating into MSLKTNPLNDVQLSALSQLVEGLNKEQTVWLNGYFEGRLAALGGVEVPVPAGTTASAAAALPPQSAIKLTILYGTETGHSQGLAEKLGEKASFKGIEAQVLSLYDYNYKKLNEEDNVAIIVSTHGEGDPPDMAEDFYKYVTGPRAPQLDGVNYSVLALGDKTYKHFCKTGEEIDQALKSLGGYRVTQAVKCDVDYEQPSETWMNLFLLNLSPAETPEPVVSSAASATVSTGGFGEEFSKSNPYMATVLEKVRITGNDSDKEVYHVELSLEGSGLEYEPGDSLGIFTKNPDALVEDILAFTGFDPDQKVDVGEEEYSLKEALSHHLEITMLTFDLLKKYQEKTKNAELAKLLADDEALDEYLYGHDVLDLLEDFPYDWNAHKLVEVLRAIPPRLYSISSSMESVGEEVHVTVSVVRYERKNRKRNGACSSHLADSIEIDEQIPVYIDKNPSFKLPANGSKIIMVGAGTGVAPYRAFMQHRESLGIKGESWLFFGDRRFNSDFLYQTEWQKLVKNEILTKIDVAFSRDQEEKVYVQHKLKEQQKEVFDWLENGAHFYVCGDMKYMAKDVNKALLDIIQTQGGVSEEQAEKYVKNLKREKRFQTDVY; encoded by the coding sequence ATGAGTTTAAAAACAAATCCATTAAATGATGTACAGTTAAGTGCTTTAAGCCAGTTAGTTGAAGGCTTGAACAAAGAGCAGACTGTATGGTTGAATGGTTATTTTGAGGGGCGATTGGCAGCCCTTGGAGGAGTTGAAGTGCCGGTTCCTGCCGGTACAACTGCAAGCGCAGCTGCAGCCCTGCCACCACAAAGTGCGATTAAGCTTACCATTTTGTATGGTACCGAAACAGGGCATTCGCAGGGACTGGCCGAAAAATTGGGAGAGAAGGCTTCGTTTAAAGGAATTGAAGCCCAGGTTTTGAGTTTGTACGATTACAATTACAAAAAGCTTAACGAGGAAGACAATGTGGCGATAATTGTTAGTACGCATGGCGAGGGCGATCCGCCGGATATGGCCGAAGATTTTTACAAATATGTAACCGGGCCGCGTGCTCCGCAGCTCGATGGAGTAAATTATTCGGTACTGGCGTTGGGCGACAAAACCTACAAGCATTTCTGTAAAACCGGCGAAGAAATTGATCAGGCATTAAAAAGCCTCGGTGGTTATCGTGTTACGCAAGCGGTAAAATGCGATGTGGATTACGAGCAGCCATCGGAAACCTGGATGAACCTCTTTTTGCTGAATCTTTCGCCGGCTGAAACTCCGGAACCTGTGGTTTCAAGTGCAGCATCAGCAACAGTATCAACGGGAGGTTTTGGCGAGGAATTCTCGAAATCAAATCCATATATGGCTACTGTGCTGGAGAAAGTGAGGATTACCGGAAACGATTCGGATAAGGAAGTGTACCATGTTGAACTGTCACTGGAAGGATCGGGACTGGAATACGAACCGGGTGATTCGCTGGGTATTTTTACTAAGAACCCTGACGCTCTGGTAGAAGATATTCTTGCTTTTACAGGATTCGATCCGGATCAGAAAGTTGATGTTGGTGAGGAGGAGTATAGTTTAAAAGAAGCCTTATCGCATCACCTCGAAATTACAATGCTGACTTTTGATCTGCTAAAAAAATACCAGGAAAAAACAAAGAATGCCGAACTGGCCAAGCTACTTGCCGACGATGAGGCGCTCGACGAATATTTGTATGGTCACGATGTGCTTGATTTATTGGAAGACTTTCCATACGATTGGAACGCACATAAACTGGTAGAAGTTTTACGAGCGATTCCGCCACGTTTATATTCGATCTCATCGAGTATGGAGAGTGTTGGGGAAGAAGTTCATGTCACTGTTTCGGTTGTTCGTTACGAACGAAAGAACCGCAAACGCAACGGAGCATGTTCGTCACACCTTGCCGACAGCATCGAAATTGATGAGCAGATTCCTGTTTATATCGATAAAAATCCGTCGTTTAAACTGCCAGCCAATGGATCAAAAATTATAATGGTTGGTGCCGGAACAGGTGTCGCTCCTTATCGTGCATTTATGCAACATCGTGAGAGTTTAGGAATAAAAGGTGAGTCGTGGTTGTTTTTTGGTGACCGTCGTTTTAACTCCGATTTCCTATACCAAACCGAGTGGCAAAAGTTAGTAAAGAACGAAATACTAACCAAAATAGATGTCGCTTTTAGTCGCGATCAGGAAGAAAAGGTTTATGTGCAGCACAAGCTGAAAGAGCAGCAAAAAGAGGTGTTCGATTGGCTGGAGAATGGTGCCCACTTTTATGTGTGTGGCGATATGAAATACATGGCCAAAGATGTAAATAAGGCTTTGCTTGATATCATTCAGACTCAGGGTGGTGTCAGCGAGGAACAAGCCGAAAAATATGTAAAGAATTTGAAACGTGAAAAGCGTTTCCAGACCGATGTTTATTAA
- a CDS encoding NAD(P)-dependent oxidoreductase yields the protein MADKNFLPIAIDIADQKILIVGGGQSAYSKLRILQRHNAEVEILAIDVCDEIKNSGVKYTKAPYHKKYLKDYLMLYSCSNNAELDRQIEKDCREERVLVNIHDKPSRCQFVSPAIYRHGNISVAVSSNGENVYESIRIRNLIKDKLQLED from the coding sequence ATGGCAGACAAGAATTTTTTACCCATTGCAATTGATATTGCCGACCAGAAAATACTGATTGTTGGTGGCGGACAAAGTGCTTACAGTAAGCTTAGGATTTTGCAGCGCCACAATGCCGAAGTTGAGATACTGGCCATTGATGTATGTGATGAAATAAAAAACAGCGGAGTGAAATACACGAAAGCACCATATCACAAAAAATATTTAAAAGACTATTTAATGCTTTATTCCTGCTCTAACAACGCAGAGCTGGACAGGCAGATAGAAAAAGACTGCCGCGAAGAAAGGGTGTTAGTTAATATTCATGATAAACCATCTCGCTGTCAGTTTGTTTCTCCTGCTATCTACCGGCATGGAAATATTTCGGTGGCGGTGAGCTCGAATGGCGAGAATGTTTATGAATCGATTCGAATAAGAAATTTAATAAAAGATAAGTTGCAACTTGAAGATTGA
- a CDS encoding DUF2061 domain-containing protein: MTREVGNTVERKRRSIVKTISWRTIGTIDTILISWVVVGDINFAVTIGGVELFTKMTLYFFHERAWNKISFGRVKHTPIEYEI, from the coding sequence ATGACAAGGGAGGTTGGAAATACTGTTGAGCGGAAAAGAAGAAGTATTGTAAAAACAATATCGTGGCGTACCATCGGAACGATTGATACCATTCTGATTTCGTGGGTTGTGGTAGGCGATATAAATTTTGCGGTTACCATTGGCGGTGTCGAACTCTTTACAAAAATGACTTTATACTTTTTTCACGAGCGTGCCTGGAACAAAATCAGCTTCGGACGGGTTAAACATACACCAATTGAATACGAAATTTAA
- a CDS encoding elongation factor G, whose translation MKVYKTDEVRNIALVGNAGSGKTTLAEAMLFEGGVINRKGDVGSKNTVSDYNPIEQDYGNSVFSTLMHTEYNGKKINIMDTPGMDDLCGGVVSSLSVTALGLLTVNASNGVEAGTEAAARHADKANTPLILVLNQLDHENSNFDSTLEQCKTAFGNKTTIVQYPVDAGPNFSAIIDVLKMKMYTFKDESGKPEISDIPESEMEKAEELHNELVEKAAENEEALMELYFDKGTLTEDEMRKGIKLGMLDLTLFPVFCTCAKKSIGVGRLMEFITNIAPAPKEKKMTAIVSGKEVKMDASEAPSLFVFKTAVEPHVGEITYFKVMSGVVKEGLDLINSKTGNKERLSQVFVPDGKSREKVDELHAGDLGCTVKLKETRFNQTLAAKELGTEFAPIVFPTPRHTVAAKAVADADDEKVGEVLSKIKYEDPTYVIEYSKELKQQLIHGQGEYHLNVLKWYFDHVHKVDVEYLKPKIPYRETITKPAQADYRHKKQSGGAGQFGEVHMIIEPYEEGAAPKTMFKFGDKEQKISVRAVEEHKLDWGGKLIFVNSIVGGSIDARFLPAILKGIMEKIEEGPLTGSYARDIIVYVYDGKMHPVDSNEISFKLAGRNAFSMAFKNAGPKILEPILNLEVWVPSDRMGDAMSDLQGRRAMIMGMGSEKGLEKITAKVPQKEMYKYTTALSSITGGRGVFSMSFDGYEKVPADVQDELLKAYEAEQEEE comes from the coding sequence ATGAAAGTTTACAAAACCGATGAAGTTCGGAACATTGCTTTAGTTGGTAATGCCGGCAGTGGGAAAACCACCCTTGCAGAAGCTATGCTGTTCGAGGGTGGAGTTATTAATCGCAAGGGTGACGTAGGTTCAAAGAATACGGTATCAGACTACAACCCCATTGAACAGGATTATGGCAATTCTGTTTTTTCAACCCTGATGCACACCGAATACAACGGAAAGAAAATAAATATAATGGACACCCCGGGTATGGACGACCTTTGCGGAGGTGTTGTTTCATCGTTAAGTGTTACTGCACTTGGCTTACTTACTGTAAATGCTTCAAACGGTGTTGAGGCCGGAACCGAAGCAGCAGCGCGTCATGCCGATAAAGCGAATACTCCGCTTATTTTAGTGCTCAACCAACTCGATCACGAAAATTCAAATTTCGATAGCACACTTGAACAGTGCAAAACTGCTTTTGGCAACAAAACTACCATTGTACAATATCCTGTTGATGCAGGTCCAAACTTTTCAGCCATTATTGATGTGTTGAAAATGAAAATGTACACTTTCAAAGACGAAAGTGGGAAACCGGAGATTTCTGACATTCCTGAATCGGAAATGGAGAAAGCAGAAGAACTGCACAACGAACTGGTAGAAAAAGCTGCCGAGAACGAAGAAGCTTTAATGGAGCTTTATTTCGATAAAGGAACACTTACTGAAGACGAAATGCGTAAAGGAATCAAGCTCGGAATGCTCGACCTTACTCTTTTCCCCGTGTTCTGTACGTGTGCAAAGAAAAGCATTGGTGTAGGCCGCCTTATGGAATTTATTACCAACATTGCACCGGCACCAAAAGAGAAAAAAATGACCGCAATTGTTTCCGGAAAGGAAGTAAAGATGGATGCCTCAGAAGCACCAAGTCTTTTCGTTTTCAAAACTGCTGTTGAGCCGCACGTTGGCGAGATTACTTATTTTAAAGTTATGTCGGGTGTTGTAAAAGAAGGCTTAGACCTTATCAACTCGAAAACAGGAAACAAAGAACGTTTATCGCAAGTGTTTGTGCCCGATGGTAAAAGCCGCGAAAAAGTAGACGAACTTCATGCCGGCGACCTGGGTTGCACCGTTAAGCTAAAAGAAACACGATTTAACCAAACACTGGCAGCAAAAGAACTGGGAACTGAGTTTGCACCAATCGTATTTCCAACGCCACGCCATACCGTAGCAGCAAAAGCTGTTGCCGATGCCGACGACGAAAAAGTAGGCGAAGTATTAAGTAAAATCAAATACGAAGATCCAACTTACGTAATAGAGTACTCGAAAGAATTAAAACAACAATTGATACACGGACAGGGCGAATACCACCTTAACGTACTTAAATGGTATTTCGACCATGTACACAAAGTTGACGTGGAATACCTGAAGCCAAAAATTCCGTACCGCGAAACCATTACTAAACCTGCACAGGCCGATTACCGCCACAAAAAACAATCGGGTGGTGCCGGACAATTCGGAGAGGTGCACATGATTATTGAGCCTTACGAAGAAGGTGCTGCGCCAAAAACCATGTTTAAATTTGGCGATAAAGAGCAGAAAATTTCGGTTCGTGCCGTTGAAGAGCACAAATTGGACTGGGGCGGAAAACTGATTTTTGTTAACAGTATTGTTGGTGGATCGATTGATGCCCGTTTTTTACCGGCTATTCTGAAAGGAATTATGGAAAAAATTGAAGAAGGTCCGCTTACCGGTTCGTATGCCCGCGATATTATTGTTTATGTATACGACGGAAAAATGCACCCGGTTGACTCGAACGAAATTTCGTTTAAGCTGGCCGGACGTAATGCCTTTAGCATGGCCTTTAAAAATGCCGGACCAAAAATTCTTGAGCCAATTCTGAATCTTGAGGTTTGGGTACCTTCAGATCGTATGGGCGATGCCATGAGCGACCTGCAGGGACGCCGTGCCATGATTATGGGTATGGGTTCGGAAAAAGGCCTTGAAAAAATTACAGCTAAAGTGCCGCAAAAAGAAATGTACAAATACACTACTGCACTGAGTTCGATTACAGGTGGTAGAGGTGTATTTAGTATGAGTTTCGACGGATACGAAAAAGTGCCTGCCGATGTACAGGACGAACTGCTGAAAGCATACGAAGCTGAGCAGGAAGAGGAATAG
- a CDS encoding AraC family transcriptional regulator, with amino-acid sequence MPRIISFTCLLICIIVFAPYKLAASQTLDLEQHKNNFEANIEHLQLHPDQLSIRIWLRPYILINQTELNKYYTFLISDLKKQENKLNTEQSIAWNYEIGHVQTRLDSTELALHSYNKCLSLVDSLLYPKVYTALKIEQAFVYRQCYESNKSVNLLEEALELAQLNNDTTEQIHIKYWLAEAYQKVGKYEQALTLAQELYKYSEQNNDLMNAPYNLIQLAQITSFIETDTSYFDYYHMALAISKSLNHQELQGNVLMQLASAYLSENYYEKAEIYFNKASAFYDDLTTTEKLHFLNEITALHIKTNDLKTAKTKALQSLKLAQHMQGDLWCLGACSNLASIYQLEEKYDSAFYFYAQTVKQYKRTNNLPELSKTFKNISDLYLETKQYRQSVDYLDSSLITQQQAINNINASTLARLRTETDYYINKSKISELQSKNQESVARAKRLSDLSIAISLLLAVSLIFYRINRKRLKELRESHLNLLKKNIELDNANKVLNKAKTKSLKKSKNIKNEKALFAELHLLLHNDEIYTNPDLSLQSLATKLNSNTSYLSSIINKNYKCNFKTLINSLRIDKAKKMLVSEKYKNLSMEGIIEAVGFSSRSGFYQAFKSNTGLTPTQYIANYKIINK; translated from the coding sequence ATGCCACGAATCATTTCCTTTACATGCCTATTGATATGTATTATCGTGTTTGCACCATACAAACTCGCAGCCAGCCAAACACTCGATTTAGAACAACATAAAAATAACTTCGAGGCAAATATTGAACATTTGCAATTGCATCCCGACCAATTGTCCATCCGAATTTGGCTGCGTCCCTACATTCTAATAAATCAAACTGAATTAAATAAATATTACACATTTCTAATTAGCGACTTAAAAAAACAAGAAAATAAGTTAAACACAGAACAAAGCATTGCCTGGAATTATGAAATCGGCCATGTTCAAACCAGACTTGATTCTACTGAATTAGCCCTACATTCGTACAACAAGTGTCTCAGCCTGGTTGATAGCTTGTTATACCCTAAGGTTTACACAGCTTTAAAAATTGAGCAGGCTTTTGTTTACCGACAATGTTATGAGAGTAACAAAAGTGTTAATTTGCTTGAAGAAGCACTTGAATTAGCTCAATTAAACAACGATACTACTGAACAAATACATATTAAATACTGGCTTGCCGAAGCCTACCAGAAGGTTGGGAAATACGAACAGGCACTAACTCTTGCCCAGGAGTTATACAAATATTCCGAACAGAATAACGACTTAATGAATGCTCCGTACAACCTAATTCAACTTGCCCAAATTACATCGTTTATCGAGACTGACACCAGCTATTTTGATTACTATCACATGGCCTTAGCAATAAGCAAAAGCTTAAACCACCAAGAACTGCAGGGCAATGTACTTATGCAATTAGCAAGTGCATATTTAAGTGAAAATTATTACGAAAAAGCAGAAATCTATTTCAATAAAGCATCTGCCTTTTATGATGATTTAACCACTACTGAAAAACTACACTTTCTGAACGAAATTACCGCTTTACACATTAAAACGAACGATTTAAAAACGGCAAAAACCAAAGCTTTACAAAGTTTAAAGCTAGCGCAGCATATGCAAGGTGATTTGTGGTGTCTTGGTGCTTGCAGCAATCTTGCAAGCATATATCAACTGGAAGAAAAATACGATTCTGCTTTTTACTTTTACGCACAAACCGTTAAACAATATAAAAGAACAAACAACCTGCCGGAGCTAAGTAAAACCTTTAAAAACATATCCGATCTGTATCTAGAAACCAAGCAGTATCGCCAATCGGTTGATTATCTCGATTCGTCCCTCATAACACAACAACAGGCCATTAACAATATAAACGCGAGTACATTGGCCCGACTGCGCACCGAAACGGACTATTATATAAATAAATCGAAAATTAGTGAACTACAAAGTAAGAATCAGGAATCGGTTGCGCGGGCAAAACGCCTAAGCGATTTAAGTATTGCCATAAGTTTACTGTTAGCTGTGAGTCTGATTTTTTACCGGATAAACAGGAAACGCCTCAAGGAACTTCGTGAATCGCATTTAAATCTTTTGAAAAAGAATATTGAATTGGACAATGCAAACAAAGTGCTGAATAAGGCAAAAACCAAAAGCCTGAAAAAATCGAAAAACATTAAAAATGAAAAAGCACTGTTCGCGGAATTACATCTATTACTACACAACGACGAAATTTACACCAATCCCGATCTTTCTCTTCAATCGCTTGCCACTAAGCTTAACAGCAACACCTCCTACCTTTCAAGTATAATTAACAAAAACTACAAGTGCAATTTCAAAACGTTAATCAATAGTTTACGAATTGATAAAGCCAAAAAGATGCTCGTATCTGAAAAATATAAAAACCTGAGTATGGAGGGTATCATCGAGGCTGTTGGCTTCAGTTCTCGATCGGGTTTTTACCAGGCGTTCAAATCAAATACAGGCTTAACCCCAACCCAATACATCGCTAATTATAAAATTATAAATAAGTAG